ATTCTATTAGATGGCGAAAGTCAATGCTCACTTGCTTTCACCTGTAAAAGACAGGTGAAAACTGCCTCCAACAAGTCTACCCCATGGCATTCCAGAAGCCTCTACCATTCCCTCCCCCCCATCCAAGAGTATCAAAGTTTGATTGAAAAGGATATAAAAATTTGGTGCAAGTTTTTACAGTTTGTAGATGGTTTGTTAATTAGTGAGTTAAGAAGATTCTTTCCCATCCTGTGGTGATTATCTATAGCTCTCAGGCAAACCAGCATAGCAAGCTGCAGTTTGTGTCTCTGCAGCTGGCTCTTTGATTGCTCCTTCCCTCCATTGCCACGCTTATCCAGCCCTCTCATCTTCCACAACtcctccctttccctgccctcgTCTGCTCCCAGATATGGAGCCAGGCCAGGGCATCATTTCCCCCTGGCTCACAGGctggccatgcctgtgaacagcCTTGGTGTTGCAGATGCTGTTGGCACACTCACCTTGGCCTTCCACGGCATTCCTGGTGCACTTTCCTAGGGTTCCTGCCAGCTTCCTCTCCCCAGAATGACCCCAGCTCTTCCTTTGAGTATCTGTGAAATGTGACCACCTGGCACCTCAATCCCCCTTTGCTGCCTGTGAAATCTGGCTCTGCCTTAGGGCACTGGCACTCCAGTCAGGAGCCAGGAGTTTCCCTTGTCATGCTTGGGAGTTTCCCAGATGTCTTCCCTTAGCCCAGGCTCTCACCAGGCCCTAAATTCGCAGCCCATGTGCATTGGAGCACATGCACCCCCAGTGTATCTGCTTTTTTCCTATCCTCTTCCAAGGCTTGAGGTAGCAGGTTCCTCCAGGCCATGGTGGCTCAGAGCACTGTCCTCTCTGACCAGGCACTCTTGCTGTGAGTGGATCTTTGGAGCTACTGTCTCTTTGTGCCTGGCACATCTGCCCTCACGCTCATTCTGCAGTTGCCAATTGTGGCAGACCTTACTTTGCCCAGCAGTTGGAATTGCACTGAATAGACGGTTCCCTGTGACCAGAGGCACTTTACTTCAACACCTAAGTGATCTccagtgtctgtgtgcacacaggagtgtgGTCAGGATAGAGCATGGTTTTGACCTTGAGGCTGCCTTTGCATTTCCCCAGCAGAAAATACTTGTTGTGCACTGCAATGTGCTTTGGATTCTGCCCATCTTGTGGTTCAGGAAGCACTTCCAAATGGACTCAGCCCCATCTGGGCCAGAATCCAGTCATAGAAGTGCTGTGTGGAGGTGAAGACTCCAGGCCGCTTTGCTCTGGCACAGCCATATCCCCAGCTGGGTATTCCGACAACCCACCAGGAGTCAGCGTTGTTGTCCTGGCACATGAGAGGACCACCGCTGtcaccctgcagcagagcacagaggattaggtggtgctgggtgactgtgtcagcacaggggctgtctCCTTCTctctcagagcccctgccagtgctgtaTTCAGGTGCCTAGGCCTCCAGAAACTTGGCTGTGAACGGCTTGGGGTCCTGTAAATTAGTGCTCTCTCTGTCCTCTCTGCACAGGACTCCTGGATGTGCAGAGCATGGATGGAACTTTGGCACCTGGACCTCTTCACTGCCAAGAGCACTAGCTGGGCTTTCTGGGCTTTCTGTCACAAGGGGAGgcctgggcaggcaggtgtggACGGGCAGTGTGTGGGAAGCCCCCACAGCAgtcagggggagctggggctgggagggtgaCTGAGTGGCCGGGCAAAGCAGGCCCTGGCCTGTGTTGGGGTGGtgcttccctggctgctggtgctgctggaggctgaGTGGCTCATGGCGTGCTCCTACCTTGCAGGTGCCGATGCCACCCTCTGGGTAACCAGCACATAAgttgtgggtgtggagtttcCCTGCATTCCAGCCAGTGCTGTTGCAGAGCTGGAGATCGATGAGCTGGACCTTGGCCTCCTGCAGGTGATCACTTGAGTCTTCACCTGTGAGGAGAGAAAGTAatgagctcccagcagctccttgccaGTTCTCCCACTACCCTGTCTGGAGGGGATACCCTTCCCTTGGTTGCTTTGCCTCTGCAGAGGCACTGTGGCTCTCTGACCCTGCTGCCAGCCTTTGGGGAGCAGGCCAGGCCCATCTCTGCAGAGGTGTACATCCTGCAGCCTGGGTACGGCTTCTGCTGTGGGGAAGCCCAAGCTGTCTCCCCAGTGTGCTGATCTAGCTCTGGAGGCAGGAGTCTCTCTTGGGAACTCACCTTCTTCTGAGGTTAAACCCCAACCAGCAACCCAGCAGTTTTGCAGCTCTGAGACTCTTATGGTGGGGTCAGCCACACAGGCCAACTGGATGTAAGGGCTGCACTGGACAGGCTCATTCAGTTCTAGCAAGGCAATATCATTACTTTTGTCACTTCTCTTATATTTTTCGTGACGAAATAGCTTCTTAATCTTGCGCACTTGTGCCCCAGGGCCTGGCTGAGTCAACTGGGTGGCCCCAATCACCACATCCAAGATGCCAATTTCCCTGAAAGAAATATGAAGAGGGGACtgagagggagcagagccatgtgccacagcagcccagcagttGCCAGACCTCTGCTTGGCCAGGCAGAGAGGGAGCAATGCTTTGGCCCTCGCACATCTTAGGCTGGGGGAATGTCAAGCTGGAGGCTGCTAGGAAGCCTTGGCACGAGCCCAGGCTTCTCCTGAGCACTgtggcagcctggctgcctgaGAGGAAAGGGCATGGGAGTAGCAGGtgatgctgctggcagggcacctgctggtgctgtggagatgtccccattccctgctcctccttaCTCGATCCTGTTAAAGCagtgggctgctgtgaggacCCACTCTGCACTGACGAGGGATCCTCCACAGAAATGTTTCAGGCGTGGTAACCAGGGGTGCTGGATGCTGACCATCCACGGCCAGGCCCCTGTTTTGGCATCTGCACCACCCACAACACGTGTCATACTGTCATCATGAGGTATGGAGTCAGACACCATGGGTCGGAGGCCGCAAGTCCATCTGCAAGCATAAAGAAATTTCCATGCTGCTTCATGGCCTGCTGTGGCTCAGGCTGAAGCTCAGCCCTCTGCCCTCCCCACAAGGCCTTGCATGCACAGCAGGCCAGGGAAGGCCATGGGGTGTGTGTCTGTCCGTGCCAGCACCTGGCTGCTGGCAAGGAACTGAGGCTTCCCATGGTGGGTGGGAAGCTGCGGCCTGGCCATGGGGGACAGGTGGGTCCCCTCCAGGGAAGGCCGCAAGTGTTGGCAGGCTCCTTCCCTGGGCCTGGGCCCACTTACCCGCAGCTGTCCCATGTCCCATGCGACAGCCCGGCCATGGTCAGCAGGATGAGGAGGCTGAGCCAATTCATGTCTGCCAGAGGCACGAGTCAGCTGCAAGCACTGAGAGCTCCGTGCAGCAGCACAGTCACAGCTGCACTGCCcgcagcagctgtgctgcccgTGGTGCCCTCAGGGCTGATGTCACAGAGAGGTGGGTTCCATGTTCTGGGTACTGTGGGGATCTGTGGTACAGGGGTCATGGAGGGCAGAATAACATTGAATCAAAgaaccatagaatggtttggggtaCAAGAGACCTTGGAGATCCTCTAGGTCTGACCCTCCTGCCATTGGCAGAGAGGGATAGCTTGTACTAGACACTGTTGCTCAGACCCTGGCTCAGAAACTTGTTCTTATGCGCTTTGAGTGATGGGGAGTCCAAAATGGGCAACCCATTTTGGTGCCTCCGCAACCTCATAGTCAagttcttcctaatatcttatctaaacctactctctctCCTTTTGAAGCCTTTCCCTTTTATAATTTCTTGTGTTGACTCCAAATAAATAATTACCTGGATTTTATATAGTGTATACATCTGTATATAGCCTAATTGTCTATTTTTGTAAACTGCATTAAAACCTTTGTTCAGCAGCATATATTCCAATGCAAATTATTATTCTTACTGGAAATGTATTGTTAATTTTGGCTATCAAGTGTTTATCTGTATTTCTTTAGGAACTTTGCTTAAAATTGTCAGATGTTTTCCAAAACatagttttgttttctgtagcCATCCATATATGTATAATGAATCATTAAAAATTTGGAACTATTGAAGTTATAACAAACACATGAAGAGTTATTGCATACCCAAACTGTTAATATGAGTTTATATGCACTCAAGACTGTCTTGAAATATCAGGTTATTTGCTGAGTATTCATTGCCTTATTTTATGCTTTCATTGGTATCTTGGTAGTTTTTAACTTGACTTCATGTACAGCAAACCAGACAGAGATATGACAGTCTTACACTGTTCACTATTCTCTAATGAGGAAAGTTTTCATAATGTCATGAAAGCTTCATTAAAGAATGTCAAACCATGttgttaatttaatttcttccatACTCTTTATTAATTCAGTTGACATTACTAGTGACTGTGCATG
This sequence is a window from Zonotrichia albicollis isolate bZonAlb1 chromosome 3, bZonAlb1.hap1, whole genome shotgun sequence. Protein-coding genes within it:
- the LOC141728639 gene encoding acrosin-like; translation: MNWLSLLILLTMAGLSHGTWDSCGWTCGLRPMVSDSIPHDDSMTRVVGGADAKTGAWPWMVSIQHPWLPRLKHFCGGSLVSAEWVLTAAHCFNRIEEIGILDVVIGATQLTQPGPGAQVRKIKKLFRHEKYKRSDKSNDIALLELNEPVQCSPYIQLACVADPTIRVSELQNCWVAGWGLTSEEGEDSSDHLQEAKVQLIDLQLCNSTGWNAGKLHTHNLCAGYPEGGIGTCKGDSGGPLMCQDNNADSWWVVGIPSWGYGCARAKRPGVFTSTQHFYDWILAQMGLSPFGSAS